A stretch of the Flavobacterium aquiphilum genome encodes the following:
- a CDS encoding DEAD/DEAH box helicase, whose amino-acid sequence MNKFEQLGLNESLLKAILDLGFENPSEVQEKAIPLLLEKDTDMVALAQTGTGKTAAFGFPLIQKIDADNRNTQALVLSPTRELCLQITNELKNYSKYEKGINVVAVYGGASITEQAREIKRGAQIIVATPGRMQDMINRGLVNIKNIDYCILDEADEMLNMGFYEDIVSILSDTPDQKSTWLFSATMPQEVARIAKQFMSEPVEITVGTKNSGSATVSHEFYLVNARDRYEALKRLADANPDIFSVVFCRTKRDTQAIAEKLIEDGYSAAALHGDLSQAQRDGVMKSFRGRQIQMLVATDVAARGIDVDNITHVVNYQLPDEIETYNHRSGRTGRAGKLGTSIVIVTKSELRKISSIERIIKQKFEEKTIPSGIEICEIQLLHLATKIKDTEVDHEIDNYLPAINNVLEDLSKEELIKKMVSVEFNRFITYYKKNRDISSQSSGSERRDRDDREPRANNNGGATRYFVNIGSRDNFDWMTLKDYLKETLDLGRDDVFKVDVKEGFSFFNTDPEHTDKVMDILNNVQLEGRRINVEISKNDGGGRRDHNGRNSGGRSSAPRREGNFAPRREGGFRGERSSSSREGGFRSERSPRREGGFSSDRSSRDGSSDRAPRRSESFGDSSRPRRPRRD is encoded by the coding sequence ATGAATAAATTTGAACAATTAGGATTGAATGAATCGTTACTGAAGGCGATTTTAGATCTAGGATTTGAAAATCCGTCAGAGGTACAGGAAAAGGCGATTCCCCTATTATTGGAAAAAGACACAGATATGGTTGCGTTGGCTCAAACAGGGACAGGGAAAACAGCAGCTTTCGGTTTTCCGCTAATCCAAAAAATTGATGCCGACAACAGAAATACACAAGCATTAGTTTTATCGCCAACACGCGAACTTTGTTTACAGATTACCAACGAACTTAAAAACTACTCAAAATACGAAAAAGGTATTAATGTGGTAGCAGTTTATGGAGGAGCTAGTATAACAGAGCAGGCTAGAGAAATTAAAAGAGGGGCACAAATTATTGTGGCAACTCCAGGAAGAATGCAAGACATGATTAACAGAGGATTGGTAAATATCAAGAACATAGATTACTGTATTCTTGATGAGGCTGACGAAATGTTGAACATGGGATTTTATGAGGATATCGTATCAATTTTATCTGATACTCCAGACCAAAAAAGTACTTGGTTGTTCTCTGCAACTATGCCACAAGAGGTTGCCAGAATTGCAAAACAATTCATGAGCGAGCCAGTAGAAATCACTGTAGGAACCAAAAATTCAGGTTCTGCAACCGTCTCTCACGAATTTTACCTTGTAAATGCACGTGATCGTTATGAAGCATTGAAAAGATTGGCTGATGCTAATCCAGATATTTTCTCTGTAGTTTTCTGTAGAACAAAACGTGACACACAAGCTATTGCCGAAAAATTAATTGAAGACGGATACAGTGCCGCTGCATTGCACGGAGATTTATCCCAAGCGCAACGTGATGGCGTAATGAAATCATTTAGAGGAAGACAAATCCAAATGCTGGTTGCTACTGACGTTGCTGCACGTGGAATCGACGTTGACAATATTACTCACGTAGTTAACTACCAATTACCGGACGAAATCGAAACTTACAATCACCGTTCAGGACGTACCGGACGTGCAGGTAAATTAGGTACTTCTATCGTAATTGTTACTAAAAGTGAATTGCGCAAGATTTCTTCTATCGAAAGAATCATCAAACAAAAATTCGAAGAAAAAACAATCCCTTCTGGAATTGAAATCTGCGAAATACAATTATTACACTTAGCAACAAAAATTAAAGATACCGAAGTTGATCACGAAATCGACAACTACTTACCAGCTATCAATAATGTTCTTGAAGATTTATCAAAAGAAGAATTGATTAAGAAAATGGTATCGGTAGAATTCAATCGTTTCATCACTTACTACAAGAAAAACAGAGACATCTCAAGCCAATCATCAGGTTCTGAAAGACGTGATCGTGACGACAGAGAACCAAGAGCCAACAACAATGGTGGTGCTACAAGATACTTTGTAAACATCGGTTCGAGAGATAATTTCGATTGGATGACCTTAAAAGACTACCTAAAAGAAACATTGGACTTAGGTCGTGATGACGTTTTCAAGGTAGATGTAAAAGAAGGTTTCTCTTTCTTCAACACAGATCCTGAACATACCGATAAAGTTATGGATATATTGAACAACGTACAATTAGAAGGACGTCGTATCAATGTTGAAATTTCTAAAAATGACGGTGGCGGAAGACGTGACCACAACGGAAGAAATTCTGGTGGAAGAAGCTCAGCTCCTAGAAGAGAAGGAAATTTTGCTCCAAGACGCGAAGGCGGCTTTAGAGGCGAAAGAAGTTCTTCTTCAAGAGAAGGCGGTTTCAGATCTGAAAGAAGCCCAAGAAGAGAAGGCGGTTTTTCATCTGACAGAAGTTCAAGAGACGGTTCCTCAGACAGAGCTCCAAGACGTTCTGAAAGCTTTGGAGATTCTTCAAGACCAAGAAGACCAAGAAGAGACTAA
- a CDS encoding YfhO family protein, which produces MKQLQKFFPHALAILGFVLVSTLYFFPVLQGKQIFQSDIAQYTGMAKEQNDFRATHHEEPYWTNSAFGGMPTYQLGAKYPHDYVGAIDDVLRFLPRPADYLFLYFLSFYVLMLVLKADPLKAFFGAVAFGFSTYLIIILGVGHNAKAHAIAYMPMVVAGFIMVFQRKYILGGLLTMLAVALEVNANHFQMTFYLLILLLILSGYFIYEGIKSKEYKPLLISIGTLIVAGVVAIGANATNLLATVEYAKYSTRGTSDLSFNPDGSKKTTDMAMTYDYITEYSYGIAESFNLIAPRLFGGSNNESLSEDSKIVDFLQQQQVGEGQYISKEQAIEYAKGGMPTYWGDQPIVSAPAYIGAVVFFLAVLALFVDQRKIKYAFLGGAILTLFLSWGKNFPTLTDFCIDHIPMYNKFRAVSSIQVILELCFPVLAIMGLQSFFKFEKEKQLKPLLQSGAVGLGLIILLFLSKSMFSFAGASDSTLLQTYGPSFVDAIKADRKTMYSADLLRSGFFILIAAGVLWLFVKNRIAQNTAIILVGLFMVADLFFVDKNYVSNKDFVNGHDVEYPFEETPADAEILKDPTNYRVFDIDGLMQGRTSYFHKAIGGYSAVKPQRMQQLFDYQIAKNNLEMLNMLNVKYVIQTDKEGKQRPVINPDANGNAWFVNQVLPVTNSDGEMKALDKLNSKKAAVININEFSEVKNKAFAKDSSATITLDSYLPNHLKYTSTNSKEGLAVFSEMYYEKGWKALIDGKETPIMRADYALRAILVPAGKHTIEFRFEPQVVKTGSAITLVSTIGMLLLLVGGLYFEKKKGGFKSLN; this is translated from the coding sequence ATGAAGCAACTTCAAAAGTTCTTTCCGCACGCGTTGGCTATACTTGGATTCGTCCTTGTTTCTACACTTTATTTCTTTCCTGTTTTGCAGGGGAAACAAATTTTTCAATCGGATATTGCCCAATATACTGGGATGGCCAAAGAACAAAATGATTTTAGAGCAACCCATCACGAAGAACCTTATTGGACAAATTCGGCTTTTGGAGGAATGCCAACCTATCAATTAGGTGCCAAATATCCTCACGATTATGTTGGTGCTATTGATGATGTGTTGCGTTTTTTGCCTCGACCAGCCGATTATCTATTTCTGTATTTTCTAAGTTTTTATGTATTGATGCTGGTTCTGAAAGCCGATCCGCTTAAAGCTTTTTTTGGAGCAGTCGCTTTTGGTTTTTCGACCTATTTGATAATAATTCTTGGAGTCGGACATAATGCGAAAGCACATGCAATCGCTTATATGCCAATGGTTGTTGCAGGTTTTATAATGGTTTTTCAGCGGAAATATATTTTGGGAGGCTTGCTCACCATGCTTGCTGTGGCATTGGAAGTTAATGCCAATCACTTCCAAATGACTTTTTACTTATTGATTTTGCTATTGATTCTTTCAGGGTATTTTATTTATGAAGGAATTAAATCGAAAGAATATAAACCGTTATTGATTTCTATTGGAACCCTTATTGTTGCAGGTGTAGTTGCCATTGGTGCCAATGCGACTAATTTGTTGGCAACAGTTGAGTATGCAAAATATAGTACTCGTGGTACAAGCGATTTGAGTTTTAACCCAGACGGTTCTAAAAAAACTACTGATATGGCAATGACTTATGACTATATCACGGAGTATAGTTATGGGATTGCCGAAAGTTTCAATTTAATTGCGCCGAGATTATTCGGAGGTTCAAATAATGAAAGTTTAAGCGAAGATTCTAAGATTGTTGATTTTTTACAGCAGCAACAAGTTGGTGAAGGGCAATATATTTCAAAAGAACAAGCAATCGAATATGCCAAAGGAGGAATGCCTACTTATTGGGGAGACCAGCCAATAGTATCGGCACCGGCATATATTGGCGCGGTGGTTTTTTTCTTAGCGGTTTTAGCTTTGTTTGTTGACCAAAGAAAAATTAAATATGCATTTCTTGGAGGAGCAATACTGACTTTATTTTTGTCCTGGGGGAAAAATTTTCCGACTTTGACGGATTTTTGTATCGATCATATCCCAATGTATAACAAGTTTAGAGCGGTTTCGTCTATTCAGGTTATTTTGGAATTGTGTTTTCCTGTTTTGGCTATTATGGGTTTGCAATCCTTTTTTAAATTTGAAAAAGAAAAACAGTTAAAGCCGTTGCTTCAATCTGGAGCTGTAGGTTTAGGATTGATTATACTTTTGTTTTTATCCAAAAGTATGTTCAGTTTTGCGGGTGCTAGCGACAGCACTTTATTACAGACTTACGGGCCAAGTTTTGTAGATGCCATTAAAGCTGATAGAAAGACAATGTACAGTGCCGATTTATTGCGTTCCGGATTTTTTATTCTGATTGCTGCAGGTGTTTTATGGTTGTTTGTTAAAAATAGAATAGCTCAAAATACTGCAATTATTTTAGTTGGTTTATTTATGGTGGCCGACTTGTTTTTTGTGGATAAAAATTATGTTTCTAATAAAGATTTTGTCAATGGACACGATGTAGAATATCCTTTTGAGGAAACTCCTGCTGATGCTGAAATTCTAAAAGATCCTACGAATTACCGTGTCTTTGATATTGATGGATTGATGCAAGGAAGAACATCTTATTTCCACAAAGCAATTGGAGGTTATAGCGCTGTAAAACCGCAAAGAATGCAACAATTATTTGACTATCAAATTGCCAAAAATAATTTGGAAATGCTAAACATGTTGAATGTTAAGTATGTAATTCAAACTGATAAAGAAGGTAAACAACGTCCGGTTATAAATCCGGATGCTAATGGAAATGCATGGTTTGTGAATCAAGTTTTACCGGTTACAAATTCAGATGGAGAAATGAAAGCTTTGGATAAATTGAATTCTAAAAAAGCTGCTGTAATCAATATTAATGAGTTTTCAGAAGTTAAGAATAAAGCTTTCGCAAAAGACAGTTCGGCAACCATAACTTTGGATTCGTACTTGCCAAATCATTTGAAATACACATCAACCAATTCAAAAGAAGGTTTAGCTGTTTTCTCTGAAATGTATTATGAAAAAGGTTGGAAAGCTTTGATTGATGGAAAAGAAACCCCAATTATGAGAGCCGATTATGCTTTGAGAGCGATATTGGTTCCAGCTGGTAAACATACAATAGAATTCAGATTTGAGCCTCAAGTGGTAAAAACGGGTAGCGCTATCACGCTAGTTAGTACTATTGGTATGTTATTGTTGTTGGTTGGAGGATTGTATTTTGAGAAGAAAAAAGGTGGGTTTAAGAGTTTAAATTAA
- a CDS encoding carboxypeptidase-like regulatory domain-containing protein — MKYFVVFLFLLTSISTVAQTTDIPTKITGTIISDNSGTPLANVNIININQVNGTTTDSKGNFELAVTQSDTLHITLLGYESLRVRVTNDWIKNKRTTIQLTQKAIALNEVVISPYHLTGYLEIDSKLIPVKEDYRYNISGLGQGYEAGQYAPEAFGKVLGSIFNPADMLYNVFSKKTQQLKKLREMRKDDTVRNLLETKYDRETISLLLGVSTDEISEILGRCSYSEAFIKTANDLQIMDALSSCYEQYKILKKK; from the coding sequence ATGAAATATTTTGTAGTTTTTTTATTTTTACTCACATCCATAAGTACAGTAGCCCAAACTACTGATATCCCAACAAAAATCACTGGTACTATCATCAGCGACAACTCTGGCACCCCATTAGCTAACGTTAACATTATCAACATCAATCAGGTTAACGGAACCACTACAGACAGCAAAGGTAATTTTGAACTTGCCGTTACCCAGAGCGACACCCTACATATAACTCTTCTTGGTTATGAATCACTACGTGTTCGTGTTACCAATGACTGGATTAAAAATAAAAGAACCACCATCCAGCTTACACAAAAAGCAATTGCTCTTAATGAAGTTGTAATAAGCCCTTATCATCTTACTGGTTACCTCGAAATTGACTCCAAATTGATTCCTGTAAAAGAAGATTATCGCTATAACATTTCAGGTTTAGGGCAAGGATACGAAGCCGGACAATACGCTCCAGAAGCATTCGGAAAAGTATTGGGTTCTATATTTAACCCCGCCGACATGCTCTATAATGTCTTTAGTAAAAAGACCCAGCAGCTCAAAAAACTAAGGGAGATGCGAAAGGATGACACCGTAAGAAACCTTTTGGAAACCAAATACGACAGAGAAACTATTTCATTGCTTCTAGGCGTTTCCACCGATGAAATTTCGGAAATTTTAGGGCGTTGCAGTTACTCCGAAGCCTTCATTAAAACAGCCAACGACCTTCAGATCATGGATGCTTTAAGCAGTTGTTACGAACAATACAAAATTTTGAAGAAAAAATAG
- a CDS encoding ion channel, which yields MAMFNRLNLKAKSLINTGFGTSSSSYGGRFINKDGSVNAVKKGVGIFDRISWYHTMLDMPSWKFLLILLLFYIGINFVFALLYFGIGIEHLNGIQATDEAWVQFGQAYFFSAQTFTTVGYGHISPTGFYTSALSSAEALMGLLSFAIATGLFFGRFSKPDIFLKFSKNAIIAPFNNGKALMFRLAPYKNTNYIDAEVNVTLGMQMEENGVMTNRFYTLDLEYQKINSLALSWTLVHPITSESPLYGLTASDYESITGEIIVIIKTFDDMFSTTVATRTSYTFEEVVYGAKFQPMYSQSENHHSTVLDLSLLNTFDRVVID from the coding sequence ATGGCAATGTTTAATCGGCTGAATTTAAAAGCAAAATCACTTATCAATACTGGATTTGGAACCAGTTCATCGAGTTATGGTGGTCGCTTCATCAATAAGGACGGATCAGTGAATGCAGTTAAAAAAGGTGTTGGGATTTTTGATAGGATTAGTTGGTATCACACCATGCTGGATATGCCTTCATGGAAGTTTCTTTTGATTCTACTGCTGTTTTACATCGGCATAAATTTTGTGTTTGCGTTGCTGTATTTTGGGATTGGGATTGAACATCTCAATGGGATTCAAGCGACTGATGAGGCATGGGTACAGTTTGGGCAGGCTTATTTTTTTAGTGCCCAGACATTTACGACAGTGGGTTATGGGCACATCAGTCCGACGGGTTTTTACACAAGTGCTTTGTCTTCTGCCGAAGCTTTGATGGGACTCTTGAGTTTTGCTATTGCGACCGGTTTGTTTTTCGGGAGATTCAGCAAACCGGATATTTTTCTAAAGTTTTCAAAGAATGCAATTATTGCGCCTTTCAATAATGGAAAGGCACTGATGTTTAGGCTCGCTCCCTATAAAAATACCAATTATATAGATGCTGAAGTCAATGTAACGCTCGGAATGCAGATGGAAGAGAACGGGGTTATGACGAATAGGTTTTATACTTTGGATTTGGAGTATCAAAAAATAAATTCATTGGCTCTGAGTTGGACTTTGGTTCATCCCATAACAAGCGAAAGCCCCCTTTATGGATTGACGGCATCAGATTATGAATCGATAACGGGGGAAATTATAGTAATCATCAAAACATTTGATGATATGTTCAGCACTACAGTTGCAACACGGACATCCTATACTTTTGAGGAAGTAGTTTATGGTGCCAAATTCCAGCCGATGTATTCACAAAGTGAAAATCATCACAGCACTGTTTTGGATTTGAGTTTGCTGAATACTTTTGACAGAGTTGTTATCGATTAG
- a CDS encoding oligosaccharide flippase family protein has translation MGIVLNQSLKNTIITYIGFGIGAINTLYLYPIFLGATYYALTNYILSAANVIMPLFAIGMQNTLVKFYAQYQTEKEREQFLSFTVLFPLLMCIPLAILGLFFYDDILAFVSKKNPVVKTFILLIPFTGICMAYFEIFYAWARVHMHSVFGNFIKEVGLRLFSLIVLIGVYYDWITVVQFVYVTAGIYFLAFLVTMFYAFSIKKPVFQFVIPENVKDILIYTFYIILSGSVANLLLDGDKIMLNQYMKIENIAYYSVATYIALVISVPSRAMHQIVYPITAKLMHEDKHDELNSLYKKTSINLQIVGGFVMLCIFVNINQLYEMVPKEYSGGIIVVFMIGLSKYFDLILGNNNAIIFNSKYYRAVLFLGVGLVVLTVILNMIFIPLFGIMGSAFATLLSITCYSLAKLLFVVKRMYLYPFTKETLYSIGITFVVFLLFYYWQFPLNPIIAICLKSVLVTIVYVFINYKFVVSPEINQTLDKVFLKIKRNK, from the coding sequence ATGGGCATAGTATTAAATCAGTCATTAAAAAACACCATAATAACTTATATTGGATTTGGAATTGGAGCAATCAATACTTTGTATTTGTATCCAATTTTTTTAGGAGCGACTTACTATGCTTTGACAAATTACATACTTTCTGCCGCAAATGTTATCATGCCTTTGTTCGCTATCGGAATGCAAAACACGTTGGTGAAATTTTATGCCCAATATCAGACTGAAAAAGAGCGTGAGCAGTTTTTATCTTTTACAGTTTTATTTCCGTTGCTGATGTGCATTCCATTAGCTATTTTAGGTTTGTTTTTCTATGATGATATCTTAGCTTTTGTTTCAAAGAAAAATCCTGTTGTTAAAACATTTATTTTACTGATTCCATTCACGGGTATATGCATGGCTTATTTCGAAATATTTTATGCTTGGGCAAGAGTCCATATGCATTCTGTTTTTGGAAATTTTATAAAAGAAGTTGGTTTACGCTTGTTTTCACTAATTGTTTTGATCGGTGTATATTACGACTGGATAACAGTTGTGCAGTTTGTTTATGTTACTGCTGGAATCTATTTTTTGGCTTTTTTGGTTACTATGTTTTATGCGTTTAGTATCAAGAAACCTGTTTTTCAATTTGTAATTCCAGAAAATGTAAAGGATATTTTGATTTATACTTTTTATATTATTTTGTCGGGTAGTGTTGCCAATTTATTATTGGACGGAGATAAAATAATGCTGAATCAGTATATGAAGATTGAAAACATTGCATACTATTCTGTTGCTACATATATTGCTTTGGTTATTTCGGTTCCAAGTCGTGCAATGCATCAGATTGTATATCCTATTACTGCAAAACTCATGCATGAGGACAAGCATGATGAGTTGAATAGCTTGTATAAAAAGACATCCATCAATTTACAGATTGTAGGAGGGTTTGTGATGCTTTGTATTTTTGTCAATATCAATCAATTATACGAAATGGTTCCGAAGGAATATAGTGGCGGAATTATTGTAGTGTTTATGATTGGTTTGTCTAAATATTTTGATTTGATTTTGGGAAATAATAATGCTATTATTTTTAATTCAAAATATTATCGGGCAGTCTTGTTTTTAGGAGTTGGACTGGTGGTTTTGACCGTGATTTTGAACATGATTTTTATTCCTTTATTTGGAATTATGGGCTCCGCATTCGCTACTTTATTATCAATTACTTGTTATAGTTTGGCCAAATTGCTTTTTGTTGTAAAACGCATGTATTTGTATCCATTTACCAAAGAAACATTATATTCAATAGGTATTACTTTTGTAGTGTTTTTGTTGTTCTACTATTGGCAGTTCCCATTAAATCCAATTATTGCAATCTGTTTGAAATCAGTTTTAGTGACGATTGTTTACGTATTTATCAATTATAAATTTGTCGTTTCACCGGAAATCAATCAAACTTTGGACAAAGTTTTTTTGAAAATCAAGAGAAATAAATAA
- a CDS encoding DUF4834 family protein, whose translation MQTASFSGFIEMVFFMIAFYYIFKFLARLFLPLLVKKVVEKAGQNFQQQQQQYNQQTAWRRTSNNDEIIINTANSKNPRETKKVGDYVDYEEIE comes from the coding sequence ATGCAAACAGCCTCTTTTTCGGGTTTTATAGAAATGGTTTTCTTTATGATAGCCTTCTATTATATTTTTAAATTTTTGGCTCGATTGTTTTTACCTTTATTAGTGAAAAAGGTAGTGGAAAAAGCAGGGCAAAATTTTCAGCAACAGCAACAACAATATAACCAGCAAACTGCTTGGAGAAGAACTTCTAATAATGATGAGATCATAATCAATACTGCCAATAGTAAAAATCCCCGCGAAACCAAAAAAGTGGGAGATTATGTGGATTATGAAGAGATTGAATAA
- a CDS encoding glycosyltransferase family 4 protein codes for MDAKKVLIITYYWPPAGGPGVQRWLKFVKYLPDFDIQPIVYVPENPTYPIVDANLEKEVSDKAIILKNKIFEPYQLASVFSKNKTKKISSGIIPNKKKQTFLEKMLLWVRGNLFIPDARVYWVKPSVAYLEKYIAENNIDTIFTSGPPHSLHLIGLVLKQKLNITWIADFRDPWTTIGYHKSLRLSTRAERQHKALEFRVLNTADKVIVTSKTTKTEFEAITNKPITVITNGYDSEPATKIALDSKFSLAHIGSFLSERNPAILWESLAELVMEIPDFKSHLELKLIGAVSQEVLDAISQFGLDSYLNNLGYVSHTEAVAHQRNSQVLLLIEINSEETKSIIPGKLFEYMVSNRPIIAIGPKDSDFAEIITGTNTGVFFEYTEKEKLKNTIISYYNQFLEGKLQSYAVGLQKYSRKNLTKELVQLINSKS; via the coding sequence TTGGATGCTAAAAAAGTCCTCATTATAACTTATTATTGGCCGCCTGCAGGAGGGCCTGGTGTTCAGCGTTGGCTTAAGTTCGTGAAATATTTACCGGATTTTGATATTCAGCCAATTGTTTATGTTCCTGAGAATCCAACCTATCCTATAGTTGATGCTAATTTAGAAAAAGAAGTCTCGGACAAAGCAATTATTTTAAAAAATAAAATTTTTGAACCCTACCAACTGGCATCTGTTTTTTCTAAAAATAAAACCAAAAAAATTAGCTCGGGGATCATTCCTAACAAAAAGAAACAAACTTTCCTTGAAAAAATGTTGTTGTGGGTTCGTGGTAATTTGTTTATCCCAGACGCACGTGTTTATTGGGTGAAACCATCAGTTGCTTATTTGGAAAAATATATAGCTGAAAATAATATTGATACTATTTTTACTTCTGGGCCGCCACATAGTTTGCATTTGATAGGATTGGTTTTAAAACAAAAATTAAATATCACCTGGATTGCCGATTTTCGTGATCCTTGGACAACTATTGGTTATCATAAATCTTTACGATTATCTACAAGAGCAGAAAGACAGCACAAAGCTCTTGAGTTTAGGGTTTTGAACACGGCTGATAAAGTTATCGTTACCAGTAAAACTACCAAAACTGAATTTGAGGCAATAACAAATAAGCCAATAACGGTTATTACGAACGGTTATGATTCTGAACCTGCAACTAAGATTGCTTTGGATTCTAAATTTAGTCTTGCTCATATTGGTTCGTTCCTCTCAGAGAGAAATCCAGCTATTTTATGGGAATCTTTAGCCGAGCTAGTAATGGAAATTCCAGATTTTAAGTCTCATTTGGAACTAAAATTAATTGGAGCCGTAAGTCAGGAGGTATTGGATGCTATTTCTCAATTTGGTTTGGATTCTTATCTAAATAATCTTGGTTATGTTTCCCATACTGAAGCTGTAGCACATCAAAGAAATTCTCAGGTTTTGTTGCTTATCGAAATAAATTCGGAAGAAACAAAAAGTATTATTCCCGGAAAATTATTTGAATACATGGTTTCTAACAGACCAATTATTGCCATTGGCCCAAAAGATTCGGATTTTGCCGAAATAATAACTGGTACAAATACTGGTGTGTTTTTTGAATATACTGAGAAAGAAAAATTAAAAAACACGATCATATCTTATTATAATCAGTTTTTAGAGGGCAAATTGCAATCTTATGCCGTAGGTTTGCAAAAATATTCCAGAAAGAATCTGACCAAAGAATTAGTACAATTAATTAATTCGAAAAGTTAA
- a CDS encoding TrmH family RNA methyltransferase produces the protein MIDLDYLNYLEGFLTENRKESFLRVLKNRTKHFTVAVEDVFQMHNASAVMRSCEVFGVQELHVIEERFGKQIDKEIAMGAQKWVDISAYDSAANCLDTLKNRGYQIIATTPHANDCLLEDFDISKPSALFFGTEREGLSDEIIKKADGFLKIPMVGFTESLNISVSAAIVIQNLTNRLRNSDANWQLTEEEILEKRLDWAKKSIKDIKRIEERYYNEF, from the coding sequence ATGATTGATTTGGATTACCTTAATTATCTTGAAGGGTTTTTGACCGAAAACAGAAAAGAAAGTTTTTTGAGAGTATTAAAAAATAGAACAAAACATTTTACGGTTGCTGTTGAGGACGTTTTTCAGATGCATAATGCGAGTGCGGTGATGCGCAGTTGTGAGGTTTTTGGTGTTCAGGAACTGCATGTGATTGAGGAACGTTTTGGTAAACAAATTGATAAAGAAATTGCGATGGGCGCTCAGAAATGGGTTGATATTTCTGCTTATGATAGTGCTGCCAATTGTTTAGATACTTTAAAGAATAGGGGATACCAAATCATAGCAACAACACCTCATGCCAATGACTGTTTGCTGGAGGACTTTGATATATCGAAACCAAGTGCTTTATTTTTTGGTACCGAAAGAGAAGGATTGTCTGATGAGATTATTAAAAAAGCAGATGGCTTCCTTAAAATTCCTATGGTTGGATTTACGGAGAGTTTGAATATCTCGGTTTCGGCAGCAATTGTTATTCAGAATTTGACTAATCGATTGCGTAATTCTGATGCTAATTGGCAATTAACGGAGGAAGAAATTCTGGAGAAAAGATTGGATTGGGCGAAGAAGTCTATTAAGGATATCAAGAGAATTGAAGAAAGGTATTATAATGAATTTTAA
- a CDS encoding SIR2 family NAD-dependent protein deacylase — translation MKKKLVVLTGAGISAESGIKTFRDSDGLWEGHNVLDVATPDGWHKNPALVLDFYNQRRKQLKEVQPNLGHQILAELEADFDVYIITQNVDDLHERAGSSNITHLHGQLLKVRSSKNKNYILDWHDDLNFGDVDQQGNQLRPHIVWFGEEVPALEEAITITEQADYFAVIGTSLQVYPAAGLIDFTKKETPIYYIDPKPIKIPNLRNPLEVIPNVASEGVRILKEKLHSNR, via the coding sequence ATGAAAAAGAAACTAGTGGTTCTCACCGGTGCCGGAATCAGTGCCGAAAGCGGAATCAAAACCTTTCGTGACAGTGACGGTTTATGGGAAGGACATAACGTATTGGACGTAGCAACTCCCGATGGTTGGCATAAAAACCCAGCTTTGGTTCTTGATTTTTACAACCAAAGACGCAAACAATTAAAAGAGGTACAACCCAATTTAGGTCATCAGATTTTAGCCGAATTAGAAGCCGATTTTGACGTTTATATCATTACCCAAAATGTAGACGATTTACACGAACGCGCCGGAAGTTCAAACATCACACATTTACATGGTCAATTATTAAAAGTAAGAAGTTCCAAAAATAAAAATTACATTCTGGACTGGCACGATGACTTAAATTTTGGAGATGTTGACCAGCAAGGAAACCAACTTCGTCCTCATATCGTTTGGTTCGGAGAGGAAGTTCCTGCCCTTGAAGAAGCCATCACAATTACCGAACAAGCCGATTATTTTGCGGTTATCGGCACTTCTTTACAAGTGTATCCGGCAGCAGGATTAATCGATTTCACCAAGAAAGAAACGCCAATTTATTATATCGATCCTAAGCCAATAAAAATCCCAAACCTTAGAAACCCTCTTGAAGTGATTCCAAATGTTGCTTCGGAAGGGGTTCGCATTTTAAAGGAAAAACTACATTCTAATCGATAA